TGCCCCTCGTCGTCGTGGGCGACTACGCCTGGGACGTGCTGATCCAGGCGAACACCGAGCTCCTGGCCGGCGGCGACATCTACGGCGAGGTGCAGCTGGCGCCCGGCGGCAGCGCCGCGAACACGGCGGTGTGGGCGCGCCGCTGCGGCCTGCCCACGCGCTTCGTCGGGAAGGTCGGCAACGACCGCTTCGGGCGCCTGGCGCAGGAGGAGCTCGTCGAGGAGGACGTGGGGGCCGTGTGGCTGCACTCCGACACGCACCACACCGGCTCCGTCGCCGTCTGGATCGACCACACCGGCCAGCGCTCGATGGTGTCCGGCAAGGGCGCCGACCACTACCTGCTGCCTGGCGAGCTGCCGGTGCGTCTGCTGAGGCGCGCGCGCCACGTGCACCTGTCCGCCTGGTCGTTCTTCGGCGACCCGCCGCGCGCCGCCGCCCGTCGCGCGGCCCAGCTCGCGAAGGAGGCCGGCGCCACGCTGTCGTTCGACCCCGGCTCTTTCCAGATGATCCGCGACG
The DNA window shown above is from Trueperaceae bacterium and carries:
- a CDS encoding sugar kinase, producing PLVVVGDYAWDVLIQANTELLAGGDIYGEVQLAPGGSAANTAVWARRCGLPTRFVGKVGNDRFGRLAQEELVEEDVGAVWLHSDTHHTGSVAVWIDHTGQRSMVSGKGADHYLLPGELPVRLLRRARHVHLSAWSFFGDPPRAAARRAAQLAKEAGATLSFDPGSFQMIRDVGVDAFVGFTADLGIDLLFPNAEEGEVLTGETDPERVCRRLAELYPGAAVALKQDAAGAYYHAHGRGASIGPAPGRLVDATGAGDAFAGAFLAAWLRGVTPVRAAALANRVSAWVIERVGARPAPDRALERALAAFDDAVREAGWDEAGD